Proteins from a genomic interval of Paenibacillus lentus:
- a CDS encoding DsrE/DsrF/DrsH-like family protein translates to MSTRVAIIASNGGLFDAYKVFNIATASAATEAEVAIFFTFEGLNLIHKQGHQQLPLPAGKEYFAEGFKNANVPSIPELVSMAQELGVKLIACQMTMDVMNLKKEDFVEGIEVGGAVTFLDFAKDANVSLSF, encoded by the coding sequence ATGTCAACAAGAGTAGCGATTATTGCGAGCAACGGCGGTTTATTCGACGCGTATAAGGTGTTCAACATCGCGACTGCATCAGCAGCAACTGAAGCGGAAGTAGCTATCTTTTTCACATTCGAAGGGCTGAATTTGATTCACAAGCAAGGTCATCAGCAATTGCCGCTTCCGGCCGGGAAGGAATATTTCGCAGAAGGATTCAAGAACGCTAATGTGCCTTCTATTCCGGAGCTGGTAAGCATGGCGCAGGAGCTAGGGGTGAAATTGATTGCATGCCAGATGACGATGGATGTCATGAACCTGAAGAAAGAGGATTTTGTTGAGGGGATCGAAGTAGGCGGGGCCGTGACATTTCTTGATTTTGCAAAAGATGCTAACGTATCCTTATCGTTCTAA
- a CDS encoding sulfurtransferase TusA family protein: MSAPTELEVNRRLDCKGLSCPLPIVRTKKAMDEMDPGQVIEVQATDRGSVADIQGWAKNTGHHYLGTIEEDQVLKHYLRKSRPDEVKEEQKYPYIASNEDLRARITGQDAITILDVREPAEYAFGRIPGARSIPLGELEQRAGELNPDEEIYVVCRTGSRSDLACRLLADIGFKQVKNVTPGMSDWEGPVERALGK, translated from the coding sequence ATGTCCGCACCTACAGAGCTGGAAGTAAACAGAAGACTGGACTGCAAAGGGCTTTCGTGTCCTTTGCCCATAGTTAGAACTAAGAAGGCAATGGATGAAATGGATCCTGGTCAGGTGATCGAGGTTCAGGCAACTGACCGAGGCTCGGTGGCTGATATTCAAGGTTGGGCGAAAAATACAGGACATCATTATCTGGGAACGATTGAAGAGGATCAAGTGCTGAAGCATTATCTTCGCAAATCGAGACCGGATGAAGTGAAGGAAGAACAGAAGTACCCCTATATTGCTTCCAATGAGGATTTACGAGCCAGAATCACAGGGCAGGACGCCATTACGATTCTTGATGTCCGCGAGCCTGCAGAATATGCCTTCGGTCGCATTCCCGGAGCTAGATCGATTCCTCTGGGGGAACTGGAGCAACGAGCGGGCGAGCTGAATCCAGATGAGGAAATTTATGTGGTATGCCGTACCGGCAGCCGCAGCGATCTTGCTTGCCGGCTGCTTGCTGACATAGGATTCAAGCAAGTAAAGAATGTAACACCCGGCATGTCGGACTGGGAAGGGCCTGTTGAACGGGCGTTGGGGAAGTAA
- the thiO gene encoding glycine oxidase ThiO, with product MNRNVVIMGGGIIGLSCAFELQKRGHRVTLLEIGRCGGQASGAAAGMLAPYSENLVEPDSFFRLCLDSLQLYPAWQAEVREISGQSFEYSQTGSLYAVYHEADILALEGRLLWQREYGSTGCIVEGEALKQIEPSLSNEIKAALYTPEETHIYAPHFVQALEQACRNLGVNIIEHLESVEILDVHQRQWQVSQREIVVRSRDGREFSAERLVVCSGAWARELSEALDFNIPIYPIRGQICAYSNIQHTVRGMVFNNQGYVVAKDNGTVICGASEDIAGFDTSVTEKGIDRLRKWNKRLFPSLEGEIPFHRWAGLRPSTQDGRPLLGALEASDQIVFAAGHYRNGILLSPVTAKIVADVIEGLELPSYYSAFLPERFNPMIVQ from the coding sequence ATGAACCGAAATGTAGTTATTATGGGAGGCGGGATCATAGGCCTATCTTGTGCTTTTGAATTACAAAAGCGTGGGCACAGAGTAACTCTGCTCGAGATTGGCCGCTGTGGCGGGCAAGCTTCAGGAGCGGCTGCGGGCATGCTGGCTCCATACTCGGAAAATCTGGTGGAACCCGATTCCTTTTTCCGTCTATGTCTGGACAGTTTGCAACTTTATCCAGCATGGCAAGCGGAGGTTAGAGAAATTTCGGGACAATCGTTTGAATACAGCCAAACCGGCAGTCTCTATGCGGTTTATCATGAGGCCGATATACTCGCTCTTGAGGGCAGGCTGCTCTGGCAGAGAGAATACGGTTCTACCGGTTGTATTGTGGAAGGGGAAGCGCTGAAGCAGATTGAGCCATCCCTATCAAACGAAATAAAGGCGGCATTATATACGCCGGAGGAAACCCATATTTACGCTCCGCATTTTGTACAGGCATTAGAGCAGGCCTGCCGCAACTTAGGCGTAAATATTATTGAGCATTTGGAAAGCGTTGAGATCCTTGATGTACACCAACGGCAGTGGCAAGTATCGCAGAGGGAGATCGTCGTAAGGTCAAGGGATGGTCGGGAATTTTCGGCAGAGCGGTTAGTTGTATGCTCCGGTGCCTGGGCTCGTGAACTGTCGGAGGCGCTGGATTTCAACATCCCGATTTACCCGATTCGCGGCCAAATCTGTGCCTATAGCAATATTCAGCATACGGTCAGGGGTATGGTATTTAATAATCAAGGTTATGTGGTAGCCAAAGATAACGGCACTGTCATATGCGGCGCATCTGAGGACATTGCCGGATTCGATACTTCAGTGACGGAGAAAGGCATAGATCGCCTGCGTAAGTGGAACAAACGGCTATTTCCTTCTCTGGAGGGGGAAATTCCTTTTCATAGGTGGGCGGGATTGCGTCCCTCCACCCAGGATGGGCGGCCATTGTTAGGAGCGCTTGAAGCCTCTGATCAGATCGTCTTTGCCGCAGGACATTATCGTAACGGAATTTTGCTCAGCCCGGTGACAGCCAAAATAGTTGCGGATGTCATCGAAGGACTCGAATTGCCAAGCTATTATTCGGCATTCCTGCCGGAAAGATTCAATCCTATGATCGTGCAGTAA
- a CDS encoding thiazole synthase — MKNDNLCIGDQSLSSRFFIGTGLFPNPFVQQEAIKASGAEVLTFAIRRINLDAVEDDSILQHLQHETYRYLPNTSGARTAEEAIRIARLARASGLSDWIKVEISVNARTLLPDPIETLKATEALVKEGFTVLPYISDDPVICRHLEEAGAAAIMPGAAPIGTGLGILNPYNLGLIVEEAGVPVIVDAGLGTASDVTKAMELGVDGVLMNTPVAKATDPVMMAAAMRHAIEAGRLAYLSGRIARKKYASASSGLEEFILK, encoded by the coding sequence ATGAAAAACGATAATTTGTGTATTGGCGATCAATCGTTGTCCTCGCGCTTTTTTATAGGGACGGGGTTGTTCCCGAATCCGTTCGTCCAACAGGAAGCCATTAAAGCGTCGGGAGCCGAGGTGCTCACTTTTGCGATTCGGCGCATCAATTTGGACGCGGTAGAGGATGACTCCATCCTGCAGCATTTGCAGCATGAAACCTATCGATATTTACCGAATACATCTGGTGCAAGGACGGCAGAAGAAGCTATTCGCATCGCTCGTCTCGCCAGGGCCTCCGGCCTTAGCGACTGGATTAAAGTAGAGATTAGTGTGAATGCTAGAACGCTTCTGCCTGATCCGATTGAGACGTTAAAGGCCACGGAAGCACTCGTAAAAGAAGGGTTTACCGTCCTGCCCTACATTTCTGATGATCCTGTCATTTGCCGACATCTTGAAGAGGCGGGAGCAGCGGCGATTATGCCGGGGGCGGCACCGATTGGCACAGGACTGGGCATTCTAAATCCCTATAACCTTGGTCTTATCGTCGAAGAAGCCGGAGTCCCCGTTATCGTTGATGCGGGTCTAGGAACGGCCAGCGATGTCACAAAGGCGATGGAGCTCGGAGTAGATGGGGTACTCATGAATACGCCGGTAGCCAAAGCGACGGATCCGGTGATGATGGCTGCGGCGATGAGGCATGCCATAGAAGCGGGGCGGCTTGCTTATTTGTCCGGGCGAATTGCCCGCAAGAAGTACGCTTCCGCAAGCAGCGGGCTGGAAGAGTTCATATTGAAATAA
- the thiS gene encoding sulfur carrier protein ThiS — protein MEYRESVDLKVNGVLHTLEAGTIQDVIAHFGLTGKPVIVEADGKILTPEQWDDTRTTTGMVIELVHFVGGG, from the coding sequence ATGGAGTATAGGGAGTCTGTTGACCTTAAGGTGAATGGGGTTCTTCATACCTTGGAGGCAGGTACTATTCAAGATGTGATCGCTCATTTTGGCTTGACAGGCAAGCCGGTAATCGTGGAAGCTGATGGGAAAATCCTAACGCCGGAGCAATGGGATGACACACGTACCACCACGGGAATGGTCATTGAACTAGTTCACTTTGTAGGAGGGGGCTAA
- the thiE gene encoding thiamine phosphate synthase translates to MRDFRLYAITDERSHPGRELAEVMEEAILGGADIVQLRDKHSDRAVVLEKAKVLRELTRRYDVPFIVNDYIDIALEVNADGIHLGQGDTPLLAARKLVGDKIIGISTHAIEEALLAEQQGADYIGVGPIYPTATKADAEPVTLSYVREVAARIRIPFVAIGGIKLHNVDEVLAAGAKRICAVTEIVGSLNVRRTCEAFIRKLEQGGAIHGV, encoded by the coding sequence ATGAGAGATTTTCGTTTGTATGCTATTACCGATGAACGAAGCCATCCCGGCAGAGAGCTTGCCGAAGTGATGGAGGAGGCCATTCTTGGCGGCGCCGATATCGTGCAGCTTCGGGACAAGCACAGTGACCGGGCTGTGGTCCTCGAGAAGGCGAAGGTGCTTCGCGAATTAACGCGCAGGTATGATGTCCCTTTTATTGTTAACGATTATATCGACATTGCACTTGAAGTAAATGCTGACGGTATCCATTTGGGTCAGGGCGATACACCGCTGCTGGCTGCCAGAAAGCTGGTGGGCGATAAAATCATCGGGATTTCCACGCATGCGATCGAAGAGGCGCTATTAGCCGAACAGCAGGGAGCGGACTATATCGGTGTTGGCCCGATCTATCCGACAGCTACGAAGGCCGATGCGGAGCCGGTGACGCTCTCCTACGTCCGCGAGGTAGCTGCGAGAATTCGCATACCTTTTGTGGCGATTGGCGGCATCAAGCTGCACAATGTCGATGAAGTCCTTGCTGCTGGAGCGAAGCGAATATGTGCGGTTACCGAAATTGTAGGCAGTCTCAATGTCAGAAGGACATGTGAAGCTTTTATTCGAAAACTGGAACAAGGAGGAGCTATTCATGGAGTATAG
- a CDS encoding TraB/GumN family protein: MKSWRRSLLSLLISVGLLSAAAPAAMAAPQQAALKINNRNVEFAMNAPIVDQGTTMVPLEATLQAMNAELGDVQDDAIYVVINGKEITLNSKTQLINGVKYAPVRIVGEAAGYAVHWDQQSRTVILISKATGQGARGFLWEVKNNGNTAYLVGSMHFADDSFYPLRSEYEEAFAEADYLGVEIDVSRAADEANQKMIMDLGTYQDGTTLKDHVSEDTYAKVGEILRQNGIEPNAFDVFKPWVVELTMTSLKSMDAGYEAAAGVDLYFIQKAMERKLPIIELESYASQLSMFNGFSKELQEKNLNAVLDHFDVLDESVNQMAEIWKTGNDEQLLELTNSFSEDEEYNKAMLIDRNIVMADKVDGYLKNGKNEQYFIVVGAAHYLGEHGIIKLLEDKGYTVVRK; this comes from the coding sequence GTGAAAAGTTGGAGACGATCACTCTTATCACTCTTGATTTCTGTCGGTCTACTCTCAGCAGCAGCTCCGGCGGCTATGGCCGCTCCACAGCAAGCAGCATTAAAAATCAACAACCGAAACGTTGAATTTGCAATGAATGCGCCTATTGTCGATCAGGGGACAACGATGGTGCCGCTGGAAGCAACACTTCAAGCGATGAATGCCGAACTTGGCGATGTGCAGGATGATGCTATTTATGTCGTTATTAACGGCAAGGAGATCACGCTGAACAGCAAGACCCAGTTGATTAACGGTGTGAAGTATGCGCCGGTTCGGATTGTTGGAGAAGCCGCAGGCTACGCTGTTCACTGGGATCAGCAATCCCGCACCGTCATTCTCATCTCCAAAGCAACGGGACAAGGTGCCCGCGGTTTCCTGTGGGAGGTCAAAAATAACGGAAATACTGCGTATCTGGTAGGATCGATGCATTTTGCCGATGATAGCTTCTATCCACTGCGCTCGGAGTACGAAGAGGCTTTTGCTGAGGCTGATTATCTGGGTGTGGAAATTGATGTTAGTAGAGCAGCTGATGAGGCTAATCAGAAGATGATCATGGATTTGGGAACGTATCAAGACGGCACGACACTGAAGGATCATGTGTCCGAGGATACGTATGCGAAGGTTGGCGAAATTCTGCGGCAAAACGGGATAGAGCCAAACGCCTTTGATGTCTTTAAGCCTTGGGTTGTAGAGCTGACCATGACTAGCCTAAAATCGATGGATGCGGGATATGAAGCGGCTGCAGGTGTCGATCTGTATTTCATCCAGAAAGCCATGGAGCGTAAACTGCCGATCATCGAGCTGGAATCCTATGCGTCTCAGCTGAGCATGTTCAACGGTTTCTCCAAAGAACTACAAGAGAAGAACCTAAATGCGGTATTAGATCATTTCGATGTGTTGGATGAGAGCGTGAATCAGATGGCAGAGATCTGGAAAACAGGCAATGACGAGCAGCTGCTGGAGCTGACGAACAGTTTTTCCGAAGATGAGGAATACAACAAGGCAATGCTGATCGACCGCAACATAGTCATGGCTGACAAAGTCGATGGATATTTGAAAAACGGGAAAAACGAACAATATTTCATCGTCGTAGGGGCAGCTCACTATTTGGGAGAGCATGGAATCATCAAGCTGCTCGAGGATAAAGGATACACGGTTGTTCGTAAGTAG
- a CDS encoding ABC transporter permease produces the protein MNKMLPIINFTFSNKVKTKSFVVTTLIFAVLLTIGIHVPYFIQLFSGNESTEAQIGLVYGNQAEIAESLESFIDKQPDAKISIIKYEQANEQALKNDFESGKIKGYLEFGESVGSQFPKVIYTSKKDSMDWTLHSLLQSALENVKMQYVTQGSSLTDEQIAAISAPVVIEEQKVDEAAGSGSAGAAEESEKPAPINYVIVYALIILFFMTNMMTGNMIAAEVTSEKSSRIMEILVTSVSPLTQMFGKILAMFLIGLLQIVIFIAVVAANLALPYNQASLASINLDLSQINLEIVFVGLLFYILGYFLYATLYAAVGSIVSRTEDLGQAVMPITMLSLAAFYVAMFSLSAPNSLLLKVCSYIPFVSPVTILLRFGIGNATYLEIGLSLLILLVAIIFFSWLAAKIYRTGVLLYGKRPTLKELRKAMKAYKI, from the coding sequence ATGAATAAGATGCTGCCGATTATTAATTTCACATTCTCCAATAAGGTTAAAACGAAATCATTCGTCGTTACCACCCTTATTTTCGCGGTCTTGTTGACGATCGGTATTCATGTGCCGTATTTTATTCAATTGTTTTCCGGCAATGAGAGCACAGAGGCGCAAATCGGTCTTGTCTATGGCAACCAGGCTGAAATTGCGGAATCTCTGGAATCCTTTATCGACAAACAGCCGGACGCTAAAATCTCTATCATCAAATACGAGCAGGCTAATGAGCAGGCTTTGAAAAATGACTTTGAGAGCGGGAAGATCAAAGGTTACTTAGAGTTCGGTGAATCGGTCGGCTCCCAATTCCCGAAGGTCATTTACACCAGCAAGAAGGACAGTATGGATTGGACGCTTCATTCACTGCTTCAGTCTGCCTTAGAGAACGTCAAGATGCAGTATGTGACGCAAGGAAGCTCTTTAACGGATGAACAAATCGCAGCGATTAGTGCGCCTGTGGTTATTGAGGAGCAGAAGGTTGATGAGGCTGCTGGGAGTGGCAGTGCTGGAGCGGCAGAGGAAAGTGAAAAACCTGCTCCTATCAACTATGTGATCGTATATGCGCTTATCATCCTGTTCTTTATGACGAATATGATGACGGGCAACATGATTGCGGCTGAGGTAACGTCCGAGAAAAGCTCGCGTATCATGGAAATTCTTGTGACGAGTGTTTCACCGTTAACGCAAATGTTCGGCAAAATTCTGGCGATGTTCCTGATCGGGCTGTTACAAATCGTAATTTTTATCGCGGTAGTCGCCGCCAATCTAGCATTGCCGTATAATCAGGCATCCTTGGCCAGCATCAACTTGGATTTATCGCAAATCAACTTAGAAATTGTGTTTGTCGGTTTGCTCTTCTACATTCTAGGCTACTTTCTGTATGCCACCTTATATGCGGCAGTTGGTTCTATCGTTAGCCGTACGGAGGATCTTGGCCAGGCGGTTATGCCGATTACGATGTTATCTTTAGCGGCGTTCTATGTGGCTATGTTTAGCTTGTCAGCGCCGAATTCCCTGCTGCTTAAAGTATGCTCCTATATTCCATTTGTATCTCCGGTGACGATCCTGCTTCGCTTTGGAATAGGGAACGCTACTTACCTGGAAATTGGATTGTCCTTATTGATTCTGCTCGTAGCTATTATCTTCTTTAGCTGGCTGGCAGCCAAAATTTATCGTACTGGGGTCTTGCTGTACGGTAAGCGTCCTACGTTGAAGGAACTGCGCAAAGCGATGAAGGCATACAAGATTTAG
- a CDS encoding ABC transporter ATP-binding protein, which yields MAKPLVLDQVTKQFGDKTAVSQISLQVEEGEIYGLLGGNGAGKTTTMRMVLGLIYPDDGQILYHGQKYSSELQHNMGYLPEERGLYPKVKVSEQIIYLARLKGMSAKEADKSLRYWLERFEASDYYNRKIEELSKGNQQKMGFIAAVVHRPKILILDEAFSGLDPVNVELLKATVKELRDEGTSILFSTHRMEHVEELCSNITILQRSNTVLQGNIQEIKQRYPREEVLLHTTGPVMGLEGISGVERVERRERGYLIRISDISAAQEILRHAMSESTVEHFEIKEPTLNQIFIKEVGETHE from the coding sequence ATGGCTAAACCATTAGTACTGGATCAGGTAACAAAGCAGTTTGGAGATAAAACGGCCGTGAGTCAAATTTCTCTGCAAGTGGAGGAAGGGGAAATTTACGGACTGCTAGGCGGTAATGGAGCGGGAAAGACGACGACGATGCGCATGGTGCTCGGCCTGATTTATCCCGATGATGGGCAGATTCTGTATCATGGACAGAAGTACAGCAGTGAACTGCAGCATAACATGGGTTATTTGCCTGAAGAACGGGGGCTATACCCTAAAGTCAAGGTTAGCGAGCAAATTATTTATTTGGCCCGGCTGAAGGGGATGTCTGCAAAGGAGGCGGATAAGAGTCTGCGTTACTGGCTTGAGCGCTTCGAGGCATCAGATTATTACAATAGGAAAATCGAAGAACTGTCCAAAGGAAATCAACAAAAGATGGGCTTCATCGCAGCTGTTGTACACAGGCCGAAAATATTGATTCTGGACGAGGCTTTTAGTGGACTCGATCCTGTTAATGTTGAACTGCTCAAAGCGACAGTTAAGGAGCTGCGGGACGAAGGAACGAGCATCCTGTTCTCTACTCACCGCATGGAGCATGTAGAGGAGCTGTGCAGCAATATTACGATTCTTCAGCGTTCGAATACGGTGCTGCAAGGAAATATTCAGGAGATTAAGCAACGTTATCCGAGGGAAGAGGTGCTTCTGCATACGACGGGTCCGGTAATGGGGCTGGAGGGAATTTCTGGAGTTGAGCGTGTAGAGCGACGTGAACGCGGTTATTTAATCCGCATCTCCGATATATCGGCCGCGCAAGAAATTCTGCGTCATGCCATGAGCGAAAGCACGGTAGAGCATTTTGAAATCAAGGAACCGACGTTGAATCAAATCTTCATTAAAGAGGTAGGTGAGACTCATGAATAA
- a CDS encoding ATP-binding cassette domain-containing protein, translating to MTETLALEIKNVVKKRRQRTVGPMNLQIPQGYIVALVGSNGSGKSTILHMMTQSLLPDEGEIRWFGEEGAGELPLEIRSKIAYVAENPLTEENFETAEQAASFRAHWYPTWDQERFDRLMTKFDVPRKERLNRMSKGERRKFEVAAALATNPKLLILDELSSGLDPFAWKDMIDELQKCMVGEDVTIIMATHIVEEVKRLADYIVLVHRGEVLGMVEKDILYGCCYEVWVRGDRSELRERTDIIQHEEEEPSVHKLIVRDEGIIADLQQSKQLQVLRSRALELEEVLELWIQGYHPIQGITRNIDF from the coding sequence ATGACGGAAACATTAGCGCTGGAGATCAAGAATGTCGTAAAGAAACGCCGGCAGAGAACCGTCGGCCCGATGAATCTCCAAATTCCTCAAGGGTATATCGTTGCGCTAGTCGGCTCTAACGGCTCTGGCAAAAGTACAATACTCCATATGATGACACAGAGTCTTTTACCGGATGAGGGAGAAATAAGATGGTTTGGGGAAGAGGGAGCCGGAGAGCTGCCGTTGGAAATTAGAAGTAAAATCGCTTATGTGGCGGAGAATCCATTGACTGAGGAAAACTTTGAGACGGCAGAGCAGGCCGCGAGCTTTCGGGCTCATTGGTATCCGACCTGGGATCAGGAGCGATTTGATCGCTTGATGACTAAATTCGATGTGCCTAGGAAAGAGCGGTTAAACCGGATGTCCAAAGGCGAACGCCGAAAATTTGAGGTTGCGGCAGCGCTTGCTACGAATCCAAAGCTGCTAATTCTCGATGAGCTCTCGTCCGGATTAGATCCCTTTGCTTGGAAGGATATGATTGACGAGCTTCAGAAATGCATGGTTGGTGAGGACGTAACGATCATTATGGCAACCCATATTGTAGAGGAAGTAAAGCGGCTTGCCGATTATATCGTGCTGGTGCATCGAGGTGAAGTACTGGGCATGGTGGAGAAAGATATACTTTATGGATGCTGCTATGAGGTTTGGGTTCGCGGTGATCGTTCTGAACTGAGGGAGAGAACTGATATTATCCAGCATGAAGAGGAGGAGCCGTCAGTTCATAAATTGATTGTGCGTGATGAAGGTATTATTGCCGATTTGCAGCAGTCCAAACAGCTTCAAGTATTGCGAAGCCGCGCGCTTGAACTTGAAGAGGTTCTTGAATTATGGATTCAGGGGTATCACCCGATTCAGGGCATCACCCGGAACATTGATTTCTAA
- a CDS encoding GntR family transcriptional regulator — protein sequence MWIPIQINENSAEPLYFQIETQLRSLIVSGQIEEGTLLPSIREFASSLKCSVITVRRVYQDLENEGLLLTKQGTGTFVARVGQSERSEYRRMVVQEAVEAAVDAGLSVQYSEEELKALFLKIIKDKYQSEVGEEKKK from the coding sequence GTGTGGATTCCCATTCAGATCAATGAGAATAGCGCAGAGCCATTATATTTTCAAATCGAGACACAGCTGCGCTCGTTAATCGTTAGTGGACAGATTGAAGAGGGGACGCTGCTTCCTTCTATCCGGGAATTTGCAAGCAGTTTAAAATGCAGTGTAATTACGGTTCGCAGGGTATATCAGGATTTGGAGAACGAGGGGCTGTTACTTACAAAGCAAGGAACCGGCACATTCGTAGCCCGGGTTGGACAAAGCGAAAGGAGTGAATATCGCAGGATGGTCGTGCAGGAGGCCGTAGAAGCTGCAGTCGATGCGGGCTTATCGGTTCAATATAGCGAGGAGGAGCTGAAGGCTCTTTTTCTCAAAATCATTAAAGACAAGTACCAGTCCGAGGTTGGGGAGGAGAAAAAGAAATGA
- a CDS encoding DUF420 domain-containing protein yields the protein MDLFTLFPTLSTSFIVISAILVAIGWGQIIKGKREAHKRTMIAAAIAAIIFFIIYTSRTAFIGNTSWGGPDDLKMYYQTFLIFHIILATVAAVFGITTLTLGFKEKYAKHRKWGKVTSIIWFFTAITGVAVYLLLYVLYPGGHTKPVWDILLGI from the coding sequence ATGGACTTATTCACCCTATTCCCCACACTAAGTACTTCATTTATCGTCATTAGTGCAATTTTGGTGGCGATTGGCTGGGGACAGATTATTAAGGGCAAGAGAGAAGCCCACAAGAGAACGATGATCGCTGCAGCGATAGCCGCAATTATTTTCTTTATTATTTATACGTCCCGCACTGCGTTTATCGGCAACACCTCTTGGGGTGGACCGGACGATCTCAAAATGTACTACCAGACGTTTTTAATTTTTCACATTATTTTGGCGACGGTCGCAGCTGTCTTTGGAATTACGACTTTGACGCTAGGCTTCAAAGAAAAGTATGCGAAGCATCGTAAATGGGGAAAAGTGACGTCGATCATCTGGTTTTTTACGGCGATAACGGGCGTAGCGGTCTACTTATTGCTGTACGTGCTTTATCCAGGCGGTCATACGAAGCCGGTATGGGATATTTTGCTTGGAATCTAA
- the ctaG gene encoding cytochrome c oxidase assembly factor CtaG: protein MLGLQYFSFSDVWSPVLLSFMLLITAGYFLLVGPLSERNPQNEPTAIGRKIMFVTGMFFLHLAQGGPVNLLGHTMFSFHMLSMALSYIVAPPLIMLGIPPWIWRSIVNYLERTPMRNLKFMVHPVVSAVLFNGLFSIYHLPVVHDYVMLNFGVHRLYYLILFITAVFMWWTFVSPVPERATPQGLKKLGFIYLNMVLLTPACGLIIFASEPLYATYSDPNAWARAMGYCVPGGDPTALLSQFGGPEFFGFLETRVDQQVGGILMKFIQEVIFASMLAYVFFQWYRQENKEDEEDDLIADVPSPELNQV from the coding sequence TTGCTGGGATTACAATATTTTAGCTTTAGCGATGTTTGGAGTCCCGTACTGTTGTCATTTATGCTGTTAATTACAGCCGGCTATTTTTTGCTTGTTGGTCCATTAAGCGAAAGGAATCCTCAAAATGAACCAACGGCTATTGGTCGAAAAATCATGTTCGTTACGGGAATGTTTTTCTTACACTTGGCTCAGGGTGGACCCGTCAATTTGCTGGGCCATACGATGTTCAGCTTTCATATGCTGAGTATGGCCTTGTCTTATATCGTTGCTCCGCCGCTTATCATGTTAGGGATACCGCCGTGGATTTGGCGCTCTATCGTAAACTACTTGGAACGAACCCCGATGAGGAATTTGAAATTTATGGTTCATCCTGTTGTTTCTGCGGTTTTATTTAACGGATTGTTCTCAATCTACCATCTACCTGTGGTTCACGATTATGTTATGCTTAATTTTGGGGTTCACCGCCTGTATTACTTGATATTGTTCATCACGGCGGTATTCATGTGGTGGACGTTCGTTAGCCCGGTACCGGAGCGAGCAACGCCTCAGGGCCTCAAAAAATTGGGTTTCATTTATTTGAATATGGTGCTGCTGACGCCTGCCTGTGGCCTCATCATTTTTGCCAGCGAACCGCTTTACGCGACTTATAGCGATCCGAACGCATGGGCTAGAGCGATGGGCTACTGCGTTCCGGGTGGAGACCCGACTGCCCTGCTGAGTCAATTTGGGGGCCCTGAGTTTTTTGGATTCCTGGAGACTCGCGTTGATCAGCAGGTGGGCGGCATACTGATGAAATTTATACAGGAGGTCATTTTTGCGTCGATGCTGGCCTATGTATTTTTTCAGTGGTATCGGCAAGAGAATAAAGAGGATGAGGAGGACGATCTCATCGCAGATGTACCTTCCCCTGAACTTAATCAGGTGTAA
- a CDS encoding cytochrome C oxidase subunit IV family protein, with protein sequence MVDQSNNSGSVVKRRHRHEGPQKHVVAFIFSIVLTAIAFATVAAGGVNTAFTVILLLTMAVLQVLVQLGYWMHMKDKGHMIPIIFMAGGFFVAGLCIIAALYWMWW encoded by the coding sequence ATGGTGGATCAATCTAACAATTCCGGTTCAGTGGTGAAGCGTCGGCACCGCCATGAAGGGCCGCAGAAGCATGTTGTCGCTTTTATATTCTCGATCGTACTGACGGCGATTGCCTTTGCGACGGTAGCAGCCGGGGGTGTGAACACAGCTTTCACGGTTATCCTGCTACTTACAATGGCGGTTCTCCAAGTGCTCGTGCAACTGGGCTACTGGATGCATATGAAGGATAAGGGACATATGATCCCGATTATATTTATGGCTGGGGGATTTTTTGTCGCGGGGCTATGTATCATTGCGGCACTTTACTGGATGTGGTGGTAA